From a single Microcoleus sp. FACHB-672 genomic region:
- a CDS encoding DUF2358 domain-containing protein: MDIIEILQQDYQRFPLDQTYSIYDKNVYFKDPLNEFRGVERYRLMIGFIKTWFIDTQMDVHDMQRAGDTIETRWTLSFNAPVPWKPRIAIPGKSELKLNAEELIVSHIDYWNCSRLDVVKQLWPGKSAKVN; this comes from the coding sequence GTGGACATTATCGAGATTCTTCAGCAAGACTATCAAAGATTTCCCCTTGACCAAACTTACAGTATTTATGATAAAAATGTTTATTTTAAAGATCCGCTCAATGAGTTTCGGGGTGTAGAACGCTACCGGCTGATGATCGGTTTTATCAAGACTTGGTTTATTGACACGCAAATGGATGTGCACGATATGCAGCGTGCCGGTGACACGATTGAAACCCGCTGGACACTGAGCTTTAACGCGCCGGTTCCCTGGAAACCCCGGATCGCCATTCCCGGTAAGAGTGAATTAAAACTCAACGCTGAAGAATTAATTGTTTCTCACATTGATTATTGGAACTGTTCGCGCCTTGATGTTGTAAAGCAGTTGTGGCCCGGAAAATCCGCTAAGGTTAATTAA
- a CDS encoding histidine triad nucleotide-binding protein, producing MSETTETIFSKIIRKEIPADIVYEDDLCLAFKDIHPQAPVHLLLIPKKPIPKLAEATSEDHALMGHLLLIAKRIADEAGLSNGFRLVINNGDDGGQTVDHLHLHILGGRHMKWPPG from the coding sequence ATGAGTGAAACCACAGAAACTATTTTCAGCAAAATTATTCGTAAGGAAATTCCAGCGGATATTGTTTATGAAGATGACTTGTGCCTTGCCTTCAAAGACATTCACCCTCAAGCGCCGGTGCACCTGCTGTTAATTCCTAAGAAACCGATTCCTAAACTTGCTGAGGCGACATCAGAAGATCACGCGCTGATGGGGCATTTGCTGTTAATTGCTAAGCGCATTGCCGACGAGGCCGGTTTAAGTAATGGTTTTCGCCTCGTCATTAACAACGGCGATGATGGCGGCCAAACAGTTGATCACCTGCATTTACATATTCTCGGCGGACGCCATATGAAATGGCCTCCCGGTTAG
- a CDS encoding YifB family Mg chelatase-like AAA ATPase — MLARVWSASLVGIDAVKVGVEVDVSGGLPGIVVVGLPDTAVQESKERVKAALKNAGYAFPMRRIVINLTPADLRKEGPIFDLSISVGILAASEQVSAQLLGDYLFLGEVSLDGSLRPVAGVLPIAAAAQRLGITGLVVPAANAQEAAVVQGISVYGCKHLAEVADLLNNPERYVPVKLDGLKELATAQYAGPDLKDVKGQAHARRALEIAAAGGHNLIFVGPPGSGKTMLARRLPGILPPLSFQEALEVTQIHSVAGLLKNRGSLVSDRPFRSPHHSASGPSLVGGGSFPRPGEISLAHRGILFLDELTEFKRDVLEFLRQPLEDGHVTISRTRQSVSFPAQFTLVASTNPCPCGYFGDSIQACTCTPRHREQYWAKLSGPLMDRIDLQVAVNRLKPEEITRQPTGEESAPVRDRVRAARERTRDRFKEDPAVGCNAEMQSQHLRRWCQLEDASRNLLEGAIRKLGLSARATDRILKVARTIADLAGDENLQTPHVAEAIQYRTIDRMQ, encoded by the coding sequence GTGCTTGCGAGAGTTTGGAGTGCATCGCTGGTTGGCATCGACGCCGTTAAAGTCGGTGTAGAAGTTGATGTGTCGGGTGGCTTGCCGGGAATTGTGGTGGTGGGGCTGCCAGATACCGCCGTGCAAGAGTCGAAAGAAAGAGTCAAGGCGGCGCTGAAAAATGCCGGCTATGCCTTTCCAATGCGGCGAATTGTGATTAATTTAACACCGGCAGATTTACGAAAAGAAGGGCCGATCTTCGATCTATCGATTAGTGTCGGGATTTTAGCCGCCTCTGAGCAAGTCAGTGCCCAGTTGCTGGGAGATTATTTATTTTTGGGGGAAGTTTCCCTGGATGGCAGTTTGCGTCCCGTTGCCGGCGTGTTGCCCATTGCAGCGGCGGCCCAAAGGCTGGGGATCACCGGCTTGGTGGTGCCGGCAGCAAATGCCCAGGAAGCGGCTGTGGTGCAAGGGATATCCGTCTATGGGTGCAAGCATCTGGCTGAAGTGGCAGACTTGCTCAATAATCCAGAACGCTATGTGCCGGTGAAACTGGATGGGTTAAAAGAGTTAGCGACAGCGCAATATGCCGGCCCTGACTTAAAGGATGTTAAAGGTCAAGCCCACGCCCGCCGCGCCTTGGAAATTGCCGCTGCCGGTGGTCACAATCTCATCTTTGTAGGGCCACCGGGAAGCGGTAAAACCATGCTGGCACGACGGTTGCCTGGAATTCTGCCACCGCTATCGTTTCAGGAAGCCCTTGAAGTCACGCAAATTCATTCTGTTGCCGGTCTTTTAAAAAATAGAGGTTCCCTCGTCAGCGATCGCCCCTTCCGCAGCCCCCACCACTCAGCCTCTGGCCCTTCCCTTGTCGGCGGCGGCAGTTTCCCAAGACCTGGAGAAATCTCTCTCGCCCACCGGGGGATCTTATTTCTCGATGAGTTAACCGAGTTTAAACGCGATGTTTTAGAATTTCTGCGCCAGCCGCTAGAAGATGGTCACGTTACAATCTCGCGTACGCGGCAATCTGTGAGTTTTCCCGCACAATTTACCTTAGTTGCCAGTACAAATCCCTGCCCCTGCGGCTATTTTGGAGATTCAATTCAGGCTTGTACGTGTACGCCCCGGCACCGAGAGCAATACTGGGCAAAGCTTTCTGGGCCTTTGATGGATCGGATTGACTTGCAAGTGGCGGTCAACCGGCTCAAACCTGAAGAAATTACGCGCCAACCCACGGGTGAGGAATCTGCGCCGGTGCGAGATCGGGTGAGGGCAGCACGGGAACGCACCCGTGATCGCTTTAAAGAAGACCCAGCGGTGGGCTGCAATGCTGAAATGCAGTCACAGCATTTGCGCCGGTGGTGCCAGCTAGAAGATGCTAGCCGCAATTTATTAGAAGGCGCAATTCGCAAGTTGGGTCTTTCGGCGCGGGCGACTGACCGCATCCTGAAAGTGGCGAGAACCATTGCAGATTTGGCAGGGGATGAGAACTTGCAAACTCCCCATGTAGCTGAAGCGATTCAGTACCGCACAATTGACCGAATGCAGTGA
- a CDS encoding SH3 domain-containing protein gives MNQLRKSLTLAAGLSLAVVGLGTGAVAGQNGSPEPVLIADYCANVTTQSTPLAVREGPGVVYRVISSIPKGAKVRVARRNSAPMNTEAWHWLYITRAELPNGDQPLEGWVSSKFIGAGFNCQGFGGAS, from the coding sequence ATGAATCAATTGAGAAAATCCTTAACACTAGCAGCAGGGCTTTCATTGGCTGTAGTGGGTTTGGGGACGGGCGCTGTAGCCGGCCAAAACGGCAGTCCAGAGCCGGTTTTAATTGCCGACTACTGTGCAAATGTCACAACCCAAAGTACCCCTCTCGCTGTCCGAGAAGGGCCGGGGGTAGTTTACCGGGTGATCAGCAGCATCCCCAAAGGCGCAAAAGTCAGGGTGGCAAGAAGAAATAGCGCCCCAATGAATACAGAGGCTTGGCACTGGTTGTATATTACCAGGGCGGAATTACCCAATGGTGATCAGCCATTAGAAGGTTGGGTCTCCTCCAAATTTATTGGAGCCGGTTTTAATTGCCAGGGTTTTGGCGGAGCAAGTTGA
- a CDS encoding helix-turn-helix domain-containing protein, translating to MPKRVTIQPLLNATELETRYRQAKDPVERSHYQIVWLLASGKTTQEVAQVTGYSLDWIRKIVRRYNQLGPEGLGDRRHENPGGEPLLSEDQQALLWQALHGPAPDGGLWNSRKVAEWISTQIDRPVAMQRGWDYLQQMGFRLHTSRNLSESAVSPPALESEPVPQEQRKKTGAGRGSLTSESSGSDGGTAG from the coding sequence ATGCCTAAACGTGTAACCATTCAACCGCTCCTCAACGCAACTGAACTTGAAACGCGTTACCGCCAAGCTAAAGATCCGGTTGAACGCAGTCATTATCAAATTGTGTGGCTGCTGGCTTCTGGAAAAACGACCCAAGAAGTCGCGCAGGTAACGGGTTATAGCTTGGATTGGATTCGCAAAATTGTTCGCCGCTACAACCAACTTGGGCCAGAAGGACTCGGAGATCGCCGTCACGAAAATCCGGGTGGCGAGCCGTTGCTGTCTGAGGATCAGCAAGCTCTATTGTGGCAAGCTTTACATGGGCCGGCCCCTGATGGTGGGTTATGGAACAGCCGGAAAGTGGCCGAGTGGATTTCCACTCAAATAGACCGACCTGTAGCAATGCAAAGGGGGTGGGATTACCTACAACAAATGGGCTTCCGCTTGCACACTTCTCGCAATCTATCTGAGAGCGCAGTGTCGCCGCCTGCCTTAGAATCTGAGCCGGTGCCTCAGGAACAGCGGAAAAAAACAGGTGCCGGTCGGGGATCGCTCACATCAGAATCATCCGGGAGCGATGGTGGGACTGCCGGCTAA
- a CDS encoding CHASE3 domain-containing protein: MSSNTLVSSVGWVTHTYEVKEDLKDLEKMLIDAETGQRGFIITGQESFLEPYNNSIQKLNARFDEIKKLLKDNPDQIRNLSEIKNLSDQKMKELAETIFLKRTGKEQALRTLILSAKGKNIMDNFRVKTAEMIEAENQLLIKRQNIAKQAEEWGNLTSFGIPVLGIIFCLFILLFITRRVVQPLNMVASSIARSSGEISIAVEQHERIAQQQAVSVNQTSTTMNELGASSKATVEQAQSAAENARQVFRLAESSVVGATQVLNLAEDGTTTARQVLSLAEGGTQTVERTLEEIFILKEKVSKISQQIGRLSEQTNQIGTITNIVSDLANQTNMLALNAAVEAVRAGEHGKGFGVVATEIRKLADQSKKSADKINTLIFGIQSAISSTVMATEEGQKTAQEGIKLSQETSKAFTNVTQAINEVILKSSQGVAEAINDIVLHNQTTALTAIEDVVVNLQQISLTAKEQANAIEQVVEAMSSLNEGAVETASGITQTKVGIQKLNEAACDLKAVV; this comes from the coding sequence ATGAGTTCAAATACTTTAGTATCATCCGTCGGTTGGGTGACGCATACTTATGAAGTCAAAGAAGACTTGAAAGACTTGGAAAAGATGTTAATTGATGCTGAAACCGGACAAAGAGGGTTTATTATTACGGGTCAAGAGAGCTTTTTAGAACCTTACAACAATTCAATACAAAAATTAAATGCTCGATTTGATGAAATAAAAAAATTGCTTAAAGATAATCCCGATCAAATCAGGAATTTAAGCGAAATTAAAAATTTATCTGATCAAAAAATGAAGGAATTAGCTGAAACTATTTTCCTGAAAAGAACCGGCAAAGAACAAGCATTAAGAACTTTAATCTTGTCGGCAAAGGGAAAAAATATTATGGATAATTTTAGAGTAAAAACGGCTGAAATGATTGAAGCTGAAAACCAGCTTTTAATCAAAAGGCAAAACATAGCAAAACAAGCTGAGGAATGGGGGAACCTTACTTCTTTCGGAATTCCCGTTTTGGGTATAATTTTCTGCTTATTCATTTTATTGTTTATTACCCGACGAGTTGTACAGCCACTTAATATGGTGGCAAGCTCAATCGCTAGATCTTCTGGCGAAATTTCGATCGCAGTAGAGCAACACGAACGGATTGCTCAGCAACAGGCTGTTTCGGTTAATCAAACCAGTACGACGATGAATGAATTAGGTGCATCCTCAAAAGCAACAGTTGAACAAGCCCAATCAGCGGCAGAAAATGCGCGTCAGGTCTTCAGGTTAGCCGAATCATCAGTAGTAGGGGCTACACAGGTATTAAACCTTGCAGAAGATGGAACTACTACAGCCCGTCAAGTTTTATCTTTGGCAGAGGGGGGAACCCAAACAGTTGAGCGTACCTTAGAGGAAATATTTATCCTCAAAGAAAAAGTCAGCAAGATCAGTCAGCAAATTGGACGTTTGAGCGAGCAAACGAATCAAATTGGCACCATTACGAACATCGTCAGCGATTTAGCCAATCAAACAAATATGCTTGCTCTCAATGCGGCGGTGGAAGCTGTACGGGCGGGAGAACATGGTAAAGGATTTGGGGTCGTGGCTACAGAAATTCGTAAATTAGCCGACCAAAGTAAAAAATCAGCCGATAAAATTAATACCCTCATTTTTGGGATTCAGTCGGCAATCAGTTCCACAGTTATGGCTACGGAAGAAGGCCAAAAAACTGCTCAGGAAGGCATCAAACTGTCTCAAGAAACGAGCAAGGCGTTTACGAATGTTACTCAAGCGATTAATGAGGTGATTTTAAAATCTTCTCAGGGAGTTGCTGAGGCAATCAATGATATTGTTTTGCATAATCAAACAACCGCGCTGACCGCAATTGAGGATGTGGTGGTGAACCTTCAACAAATTTCCCTAACTGCTAAAGAGCAAGCCAATGCCATTGAGCAAGTCGTTGAAGCCATGAGCAGTTTAAATGAGGGAGCAGTTGAGACAGCCAGCGGTATCACACAAACTAAAGTGGGGATTCAAAAACTCAACGAGGCGGCTTGTGATCTCAAAGCTGTTGTGTAG